The proteins below are encoded in one region of Nitrosomonas ureae:
- a CDS encoding cell wall hydrolase, with product MTRILSITCFAVLSLMLSSATAEDQKQKAEVAKEKAEILEEKASSEGSKTPPGPTELITKLQAQSVDPTGDEPMDDAITCLARTIYWEARGTSTTGMEVVANVVMNRVGHEGFPETVCGVVKQGQEQGACQFSWWCDGRPDDAKEDESYTTAKDITRKALNRQLKDRTNGALYFHHRKVVPSWSNEYMKTVEIEDFLFYKPAGAKAK from the coding sequence ATGACAAGAATATTATCTATAACATGTTTTGCGGTACTGTCCTTAATGTTGTCTTCAGCAACGGCTGAAGATCAGAAACAGAAGGCTGAGGTAGCGAAAGAAAAAGCTGAGATTCTAGAAGAAAAAGCTTCGTCTGAAGGAAGCAAAACCCCTCCTGGTCCGACTGAACTTATTACAAAACTACAAGCTCAGTCCGTCGATCCAACAGGCGATGAGCCGATGGACGATGCGATTACTTGCCTTGCACGCACTATTTACTGGGAAGCAAGAGGCACGAGCACTACAGGAATGGAAGTAGTGGCAAACGTTGTGATGAATCGAGTCGGTCATGAGGGATTTCCGGAAACGGTGTGTGGAGTGGTTAAACAAGGTCAGGAGCAAGGTGCTTGCCAATTTTCGTGGTGGTGTGACGGTCGTCCAGATGACGCAAAAGAGGATGAATCCTATACCACTGCAAAGGATATAACCCGCAAGGCTCTAAATCGTCAGCTCAAAGACAGAACAAATGGGGCCTTATATTTTCACCACCGTAAAGTAGTCCCATCTTGGTCTAATGAATATATGAAGACGGTTGAGATTGAAGATTTTCTTTTCTACAAACCAGCTGGCGCAAAAGCTAAGTAG
- a CDS encoding radical SAM protein, whose translation MSATVLSASEKLHARSKLWYVTHDDKPRGFIRSHALEELWFHTGTACNLACPFCLEGSKPGDDRLQLMRFDDVKPFIDEAIALGVKQFSFTGGEPFINKDIVRILDYALQYRPCMVLTNATEPLIKRLPQLESLREHSHTVHFRVSLDHFLAHQHDKGRGEGMFSMALDGLCALSDMGFSVSVANQKIAGLPASKVNKCFAEVFRGAGLPEDLPRIEFPEFYPPNTTITAPQITQSCMVDYQTESTRRKFMCAFSRMVVKNADECKVYACTLVDDDADYALGKTLIESLQEPISMKHHRCYSCFRFGASCSEMK comes from the coding sequence ATGAGTGCTACCGTCTTATCCGCATCTGAAAAGCTCCATGCCCGTTCCAAGTTATGGTACGTCACCCACGATGATAAGCCGCGTGGCTTTATCCGTTCCCATGCTTTAGAGGAACTATGGTTTCATACCGGTACCGCATGTAATCTGGCTTGCCCTTTTTGCCTGGAAGGATCAAAACCGGGTGATGATCGTTTGCAGCTTATGCGTTTCGATGATGTTAAACCGTTCATTGACGAAGCGATAGCTTTGGGTGTTAAGCAATTTTCCTTTACCGGAGGGGAGCCGTTCATTAATAAAGACATAGTGCGCATACTTGATTATGCATTACAGTATCGCCCTTGCATGGTATTGACCAACGCTACGGAACCACTGATTAAGCGTTTACCGCAATTGGAATCATTGCGTGAACATTCTCATACTGTGCATTTCCGGGTTAGTTTGGATCATTTCTTGGCGCATCAGCACGATAAAGGCCGTGGTGAAGGAATGTTTTCGATGGCATTAGACGGTTTATGTGCTTTGAGCGATATGGGATTCAGTGTGTCCGTGGCTAATCAGAAAATTGCCGGCTTGCCAGCAAGTAAAGTGAACAAGTGTTTTGCCGAGGTTTTTCGCGGTGCGGGCTTACCGGAAGATTTGCCACGGATTGAGTTTCCTGAATTCTATCCTCCCAATACCACAATTACTGCTCCTCAGATTACACAAAGCTGTATGGTGGATTATCAGACTGAATCGACCCGGCGTAAATTCATGTGCGCTTTCAGCCGTATGGTGGTAAAAAATGCCGACGAGTGCAAGGTCTATGCGTGTACGCTGGTTGATGATGATGCCGATTATGCGTTGGGGAAAACATTGATTGAGAGTCTGCAAGAACCGATCAGTATGAAGCATCATCGCTGCTACAGTTGTTTCCGGTTTGGTGCTTCATGCAGCGAGATGAAATGA
- a CDS encoding methyltransferase domain-containing protein codes for MQESVQKYYGETLKGTQDLLTNACCTDAGLPYFVKPLLNRVHAEVRARYYGCGLVLPELLEGLAILDLGCGAGRDVYVLSQLVGEKGRIVGVDMTEEQLAVARQHEKYHQKAFGYKRSNVRFLQGYIERLHELELADASMDLIVSNCVINLASDKAAVLREAFRVLKPGGELYFSDVYSDRRIPAVLTHDPVLYGECLSGALYWNDFLQLARANGFSDPRLVDDRSIDINNPELSDKIGNIHFYSATYRLFKLRDLEPACEDHGQSVVYRGTIPHYPHAFRLDKHHFIETDKQFPVCGNTWRMLHDTRFREHFDFYGSFDRHFGIFPGCGMGIPFSDATTGEQISGCC; via the coding sequence ATGCAAGAGAGCGTGCAAAAATATTATGGCGAAACGCTCAAGGGTACTCAGGATTTATTGACGAATGCATGTTGCACTGATGCAGGGCTGCCGTATTTTGTAAAACCACTGCTGAACCGGGTGCATGCTGAAGTGCGAGCACGCTATTATGGCTGCGGCTTGGTGCTGCCTGAATTACTGGAGGGATTAGCCATTCTGGATTTGGGGTGTGGTGCCGGGAGAGATGTATATGTGCTATCGCAGTTGGTCGGAGAGAAAGGACGAATTGTCGGCGTGGATATGACTGAGGAGCAATTGGCAGTTGCACGTCAGCATGAAAAATATCATCAGAAAGCCTTTGGTTACAAACGCAGCAATGTGCGTTTCCTGCAGGGCTATATCGAACGGTTGCACGAACTTGAATTGGCGGATGCCAGCATGGATTTGATCGTATCGAATTGCGTTATTAATCTGGCGTCGGATAAGGCGGCGGTATTACGTGAAGCCTTTCGTGTATTGAAGCCCGGAGGCGAATTGTATTTTTCCGATGTCTACAGTGATCGGCGAATTCCAGCGGTATTGACGCATGATCCGGTACTGTATGGCGAATGCTTGAGCGGTGCGCTATATTGGAATGACTTTTTGCAACTGGCGCGTGCGAATGGTTTCTCTGATCCGCGTCTGGTCGATGATCGATCAATTGACATTAATAATCCTGAATTATCAGACAAGATCGGCAATATTCATTTTTACTCCGCAACGTATAGACTATTCAAATTGCGCGATCTGGAACCGGCTTGTGAGGATCATGGGCAATCGGTGGTATATCGAGGCACGATTCCTCATTATCCTCATGCCTTCCGGTTGGATAAGCATCATTTCATTGAAACAGATAAGCAATTTCCAGTATGTGGCAATACCTGGCGCATGCTGCATGACACGCGATTCAGGGAGCATTTCGATTTTTATGGCAGCTTTGACCGGCACTTCGGTATTTTTCCAGGTTGTGGCATGGGCATTCCGTTTTCTGATGCAACTACTGGTGAGCAGATCAGCGGGTGCTGTTGA
- a CDS encoding TIGR04283 family arsenosugar biosynthesis glycosyltransferase produces the protein MVKCSVIIPCYHDDGKLARLLGQLQQLPNKPSEIIVIDAANSACCLNICKQFRVQRLVSEPCRGQQLRIGAIQATGDVLWFLHADAQLSTDSIRAISSALARGAIGGYFHFRFAKPRGWQAFILESAIALRCRFGVPYGDQGIFIKRSVYQQTGGHAPWPLFEEVPLVRSARRCGKFVPLSEPIFIDSRRWQRDGWWRRTWHNRKLAWNFMCGARPQELAARYRSKIGS, from the coding sequence ATGGTTAAGTGTAGTGTCATTATTCCTTGCTACCATGATGATGGGAAATTAGCGCGTTTATTGGGACAATTGCAGCAATTACCGAATAAACCGAGCGAAATTATTGTGATTGATGCTGCCAATAGCGCCTGCTGCTTAAATATTTGTAAACAGTTCAGGGTGCAGCGGTTGGTGAGTGAGCCTTGCCGCGGACAGCAATTGCGCATTGGCGCAATTCAGGCCACGGGTGATGTACTGTGGTTTCTGCACGCGGATGCGCAACTATCAACAGATTCAATCCGAGCGATATCAAGCGCGTTAGCACGAGGCGCGATCGGTGGGTATTTTCATTTCCGCTTTGCCAAACCGCGTGGCTGGCAAGCTTTTATCCTGGAGTCCGCGATTGCGCTGCGATGCCGTTTCGGTGTTCCTTATGGTGATCAAGGAATTTTTATCAAGCGTTCAGTTTATCAACAAACCGGCGGGCATGCGCCTTGGCCGTTATTCGAGGAAGTGCCTTTGGTGCGATCAGCCCGCCGTTGTGGTAAGTTTGTGCCTTTGTCCGAACCTATTTTTATAGATTCGCGTCGTTGGCAGCGTGATGGCTGGTGGCGGCGTACCTGGCATAATCGTAAATTGGCCTGGAATTTTATGTGTGGCGCCAGACCGCAGGAACTTGCCGCAAGATATCGTTCTAAAATTGGTTCGTGA
- a CDS encoding TIGR04282 family arsenosugar biosynthesis glycosyltransferase, which produces MSKVILVLLCKRPAPGVGKQRLAASLGVEAARQVADALLACALEDACAWPGPVVIAPADQGDVEWVQALLLPTHFPVTVMPQVMGNLGQRLNALDRALRVQGGEQLIFIGSDAPGLTTLDYEAACAALQHHDIVLIPALDGGVVLMANRCAWPNLSVLPWSSDRLGISLIDNCRNAGKSVTTIKQGQDVDELKDLIKLSSLLRQDKRPARRMLLELVDTIVSFPEIPYG; this is translated from the coding sequence ATGAGCAAAGTTATCCTTGTTTTATTGTGCAAGCGACCGGCTCCCGGGGTAGGTAAGCAAAGATTGGCTGCGAGCTTAGGTGTGGAAGCAGCTCGGCAAGTTGCTGATGCATTATTGGCCTGTGCACTGGAAGATGCATGTGCATGGCCGGGTCCGGTAGTAATTGCCCCCGCCGATCAAGGTGATGTGGAGTGGGTGCAGGCCTTATTATTGCCAACTCATTTTCCGGTAACTGTTATGCCGCAGGTGATGGGAAATCTGGGGCAGCGGCTCAATGCGCTAGATCGGGCATTGCGTGTGCAAGGCGGGGAGCAATTAATATTTATCGGCAGTGACGCACCGGGATTGACTACGCTAGACTATGAGGCGGCCTGTGCCGCATTGCAGCATCATGATATCGTGTTGATCCCAGCCCTGGATGGCGGTGTTGTGCTGATGGCAAATCGATGTGCATGGCCAAACTTGAGTGTTTTGCCATGGAGCAGCGATCGTTTGGGCATCTCTTTGATAGACAATTGCCGCAATGCAGGAAAATCCGTGACGACGATAAAACAAGGTCAGGATGTCGATGAGTTGAAAGATCTGATAAAGTTGAGCAGTTTGCTGCGACAGGATAAACGGCCTGCACGCCGTATGTTGCTGGAACTTGTTGATACGATTGTTTCATTTCCAGAAATACCTTATGGTTAA
- a CDS encoding cadmium-containing carbonic anhydrase: MFESLKNLLKHFTGSQESASATPGTNTQHETTTSSATDEESNAQHITLGQFNLGIGSIGPDNRNDIDRKVLNEMYQAIASGLFNVPVNGSVPEICVDGRTNKSGYRKSAPCAAGGTLSIVYGGDLGSNSAATDITEVQLTTQTINKLKEKGRQAGVHGDDHSDCGCGACSKAPTIYQHITERINDLASLTSQLGINITGSEKESIVQQAKNRLNQAGFFAENRASIIQAAQDTGASYEELVGQHNELGIALNTRVGTTVDRSAIRSKYGPQYDVFVVDAWAFGNAAKDINSTTNEEDEQRIAKAITLQNVATASILGHGSLPIIPIA, encoded by the coding sequence ATGTTTGAAAGTTTAAAAAATCTGTTAAAACATTTTACAGGCAGTCAAGAATCAGCCTCAGCTACTCCAGGCACCAACACTCAGCATGAAACAACAACCTCATCAGCTACCGATGAAGAAAGTAATGCTCAACACATTACCCTGGGTCAATTCAATTTAGGTATAGGGTCTATTGGGCCTGACAATCGCAACGATATTGATCGGAAAGTTTTGAATGAAATGTATCAAGCCATCGCATCCGGTTTGTTTAATGTTCCAGTAAACGGTTCAGTACCAGAAATATGTGTTGATGGTCGTACCAATAAAAGTGGTTATCGCAAAAGTGCTCCTTGTGCAGCCGGAGGCACATTAAGCATAGTGTACGGTGGTGATCTTGGAAGCAATTCAGCCGCCACTGATATCACTGAAGTACAGTTAACCACACAAACCATCAACAAACTTAAAGAAAAGGGGCGTCAGGCTGGCGTGCATGGCGACGATCATAGTGACTGCGGCTGCGGCGCATGTTCCAAAGCGCCGACAATATATCAACATATCACCGAGCGCATCAATGATCTTGCTTCACTGACTAGTCAACTGGGTATTAATATCACCGGATCAGAAAAAGAATCCATTGTTCAGCAAGCCAAGAATCGCTTAAATCAGGCGGGTTTCTTCGCTGAAAACAGGGCATCCATAATCCAAGCCGCGCAAGATACAGGCGCATCCTATGAAGAGTTAGTAGGGCAACACAATGAATTAGGTATTGCTTTGAATACACGTGTGGGTACAACTGTGGATCGTTCTGCAATTCGTTCGAAATACGGACCACAATACGACGTGTTTGTAGTTGATGCTTGGGCATTCGGCAATGCGGCAAAGGATATCAATTCAACCACTAATGAGGAAGATGAACAACGCATCGCCAAAGCTATCACCCTGCAAAACGTAGCCACTGCCTCCATTCTGGGTCATGGCTCTTTACCCATTATCCCAATCGCATAA
- the nudB gene encoding dihydroneopterin triphosphate diphosphatase, whose translation MYKTPISVLVVIHTIDLQVLLLERADHPGYWQSVTGSQDPGETLLQTAMREVSEETGLRSADYELTDWQIENRYEIYQEWRWRYGPDVRFNTEHVFGLCLPDMTPIKISAREHLSYTWLPWQQAAEQVFSSSNADAILNLLARAQFAQTNT comes from the coding sequence ATGTACAAGACTCCGATTTCCGTGCTAGTTGTTATTCATACAATTGATTTGCAAGTATTATTGTTGGAGCGCGCAGATCATCCAGGTTACTGGCAGTCGGTTACAGGTAGTCAGGATCCCGGAGAGACACTACTTCAGACTGCGATGCGGGAAGTATCTGAAGAAACAGGGCTTCGTTCCGCAGATTATGAATTGACCGATTGGCAGATTGAAAACCGATATGAAATTTACCAAGAATGGCGCTGGCGTTATGGACCTGATGTAAGATTCAACACTGAGCATGTATTTGGTTTATGTTTGCCGGACATGACGCCGATTAAAATCTCGGCCAGAGAACATTTGAGTTATACCTGGCTGCCTTGGCAGCAGGCAGCGGAACAAGTATTTTCAAGCAGTAATGCCGACGCTATTTTAAATTTGCTCGCGCGTGCGCAATTTGCTCAAACCAACACCTGA
- the aspS gene encoding aspartate--tRNA ligase translates to MRTNYCGAINTEYLDKTVTLFGWVHRRRDHGGVIFIDLRDREGLVQVVCDPDNVETFQTAEKIRNEYVLKITGKVRRRPEGTLNTSLISGEIEILVAAIEVLNTSLTPPFLMDDDNISEVVRLEHRYLDLRRPAMQSNLRLRHKVAMAVRIFLDQHGFLDIETPMLTKSTPEGARDYLVPSRVNAGHFFALPQSPQLFKQLLMVSGFDRYYQITRCFRDEDLRADRQPEFTQIDIETSFLSENEIMSLMEEMMRGLFKNVSNVDLPNPFPRLTYAEAMFKYGSDKPDLRIPLEFTELTDIMKEVPFKVFREAAEKPDGRVAALRVPKGGELSRKEIDDYAAFVAIYGAKGLAYIKVNRLSDGLEGLQSPILKFLPEATIQSILARTKAQDGDLIFFGADKAKIVNESLGALRIKVGHQHGHAESEWKPLWVVDFPMFERDEEENRWQALHHPFTSPADGHEDLLETDPGQALSKAYDMVLNGSEIGGGSVRIHRQDVQSKVFRALNISEQEAQEKFGFLLEALQYGAPPHGGIAFGLDRILTMMTGSESIRDVIAFPKTQRAQCLLTHAPSTVDEKQLKELNIRLRQVDTKSSSG, encoded by the coding sequence ATGCGTACAAATTACTGTGGCGCCATTAACACCGAATATCTAGATAAAACAGTAACTCTCTTTGGTTGGGTGCACCGGCGCAGAGATCACGGAGGCGTGATATTCATTGATCTACGTGATCGCGAAGGCCTGGTGCAAGTGGTATGCGATCCCGATAATGTGGAAACATTTCAGACAGCAGAAAAAATACGCAATGAATATGTACTGAAAATTACCGGCAAGGTACGAAGACGACCTGAAGGAACGCTCAACACGTCTTTGATCAGCGGTGAAATCGAGATCCTGGTAGCCGCTATTGAGGTTTTGAACACTTCATTGACACCGCCATTTTTGATGGATGACGATAATATCAGTGAAGTCGTGCGGCTGGAGCATCGTTATCTGGATCTGCGTCGTCCGGCGATGCAATCGAATCTCCGGCTACGTCATAAGGTTGCCATGGCGGTTCGCATATTTCTGGATCAACATGGGTTTCTGGATATTGAAACGCCGATGCTGACCAAATCCACACCGGAAGGTGCACGGGATTATCTAGTACCATCACGGGTAAATGCCGGACATTTTTTTGCTTTGCCGCAATCACCGCAGTTGTTCAAGCAGCTTCTAATGGTGTCAGGTTTTGATCGCTATTATCAGATTACCCGCTGTTTTCGTGATGAAGATTTACGCGCGGACCGGCAGCCTGAATTCACCCAGATCGATATTGAAACTTCATTCCTGTCAGAGAATGAAATCATGTCTTTGATGGAAGAGATGATGCGCGGACTATTCAAGAATGTGAGTAATGTGGATTTACCCAATCCATTTCCGCGATTGACCTATGCCGAGGCTATGTTCAAATATGGTTCTGATAAACCCGACTTGCGCATTCCACTGGAATTTACCGAACTGACCGACATCATGAAAGAAGTTCCTTTCAAGGTATTCCGTGAGGCGGCGGAAAAACCGGATGGCCGGGTGGCCGCCTTACGTGTGCCTAAGGGTGGTGAATTGTCACGCAAGGAGATTGATGATTATGCGGCTTTTGTTGCTATCTACGGCGCCAAGGGCTTGGCTTATATCAAGGTCAATCGCCTCTCCGATGGTTTGGAAGGATTGCAGTCGCCGATTCTTAAATTTTTACCGGAAGCTACAATTCAATCTATTCTTGCTCGTACCAAGGCTCAAGACGGCGACTTAATTTTTTTTGGCGCGGACAAAGCCAAAATCGTCAATGAATCTTTGGGCGCATTGCGCATTAAGGTTGGTCATCAGCATGGCCATGCCGAATCTGAATGGAAGCCGTTATGGGTAGTTGATTTTCCGATGTTCGAGAGGGATGAGGAAGAAAATCGCTGGCAGGCGTTGCACCATCCTTTTACATCACCGGCTGATGGGCATGAGGATTTGCTCGAAACCGATCCCGGCCAGGCGCTTTCCAAGGCTTATGATATGGTTCTGAATGGTTCCGAAATTGGTGGCGGATCAGTACGTATTCATCGCCAGGATGTCCAGTCCAAGGTATTTCGTGCTTTAAATATTTCCGAACAAGAAGCGCAAGAAAAATTTGGCTTTCTGCTAGAGGCACTTCAGTACGGCGCTCCGCCCCATGGCGGTATTGCGTTTGGCTTGGATCGTATTTTAACCATGATGACCGGCTCAGAATCGATTCGCGACGTTATTGCGTTTCCTAAAACCCAGCGTGCGCAATGCCTGTTGACTCATGCCCCCAGCACTGTTGATGAAAAGCAATTGAAGGAACTTAATATTCGCTTACGTCAAGTGGATACTAAATCAAGTAGCGGATAA
- a CDS encoding FmdB family zinc ribbon protein: protein MPIYEYLCNSCGAEKEHLQKINDAPIAVCPVCGSNNYTKLISAAGFQLKGSGWYVTDFKNKTKPAETKPAAKENTESTPSAIPVAADIAAKKESSPTTTAAAVD from the coding sequence ATGCCTATTTATGAATATCTTTGCAATTCATGCGGTGCCGAGAAAGAACATTTGCAAAAGATTAACGATGCACCCATAGCTGTATGTCCCGTGTGCGGCAGTAATAATTATACTAAACTGATTTCTGCTGCAGGATTTCAATTAAAGGGCAGTGGTTGGTACGTAACTGATTTTAAAAACAAGACGAAACCAGCGGAGACTAAACCTGCTGCGAAGGAAAATACCGAAAGTACGCCATCAGCAATACCTGTAGCTGCGGATATAGCTGCGAAAAAGGAGAGCAGTCCGACAACGACTGCGGCAGCCGTTGATTGA
- a CDS encoding aconitate hydratase codes for MNHNLFNSLHELNLPHGNRVKYYSLPALEKNGAGKISRLPISIRIVLESVLRNYDNKKITEAHIRQLAKWKPDAPRVDEIPFVVSRIVLQDFTGVPLLVDLAAMRSTAVRLGKNPKLIEPLVPVDLVVDHSIQVDYYGSKDALNHNMEIEFSRNNERYQFIKWGMQAFDTFKVIPPGIGIVHQVNLEYLARGVHQKDGLIYPDTLVGTDSHTTMINGIGVVGWGVGGIEAEAGMLGQPVYFLTPDVVGVNLTGQLREGVTATDLVLTITEMLRRSNVVGKFVEFYGEGTASLTLPDRATIANMAPEYGATMGFFPIDDVTVEYFKGTGRSDGEIKAFQTYFQAQQMYGIPRQGDIDYSSELTLDLSSVAPSMAGPKRPQDRIELSAIKSKFTELFNKPVNESGYGKQDEDLDQRYLTRTNRAQDPEVCTHIDSGDADESRLSSPVPHKITKENSPSTANRAVPVERRMASRNVAEMTSNRPTPDPLELSTHKLNGFSIELGHGDVLIAAITSCTNTSNPSVLLAAGLLAKKAVEKGLSVRHHIKTSLAPGSRVVTDYLTVTGLLPYLEQLGFSLVGYGCTTCIGNAGPLAEPIEEAIVKNDLICAAVLSGNRNFEARIHSNIRANFLASPPLVVAYAIAGSMLKDLTAEPIGIGKNNQPVWLKDIWPSSAEIHALMKFATNADTFRQLYSNLTKDHELWNNVTTVTGQTYSWPQSTYIAEPPFFENFSLQSATSSNSNDIKHAFALGIFGDSVTTDHISPAGSIKDISPAGQYLLEHDVTKADFNSYGARRGNHEVMMRGTFANVRIKNLMIPGSEGGVTLYQGTIGAAPEQMCIYDAAMKYRSQGIPTVVFGGKEYGTGSSRDWAAKGTQLLGIKAVIAASFERIHRSNLIGMGVLPLQFKDNDNIEALGIKGDERFDILGLDNLQPQKDVTLVIHKKDGSSQSVQLLCRIDTAIEVDYYKHGGILPYVLRDLMS; via the coding sequence ATGAATCACAATTTATTCAACAGCCTGCATGAATTAAATCTTCCTCATGGAAATCGCGTGAAATATTACTCACTTCCCGCGCTGGAGAAAAACGGTGCCGGGAAAATCTCCCGCCTGCCGATTTCGATTCGCATTGTTCTGGAATCAGTATTACGCAACTATGACAATAAAAAAATCACCGAAGCGCACATCCGTCAATTGGCGAAGTGGAAACCGGATGCTCCCCGGGTGGACGAAATACCGTTTGTTGTTTCGCGCATTGTATTGCAAGACTTTACCGGCGTACCGTTACTGGTGGATCTCGCCGCCATGCGTAGTACGGCAGTCAGACTTGGGAAAAACCCAAAGCTGATCGAACCATTGGTACCGGTCGATCTGGTGGTGGATCACTCGATCCAGGTTGATTATTATGGCAGTAAAGATGCGCTGAATCACAACATGGAAATTGAGTTTTCCCGCAATAACGAACGCTACCAGTTCATCAAGTGGGGCATGCAGGCATTTGACACTTTCAAGGTCATTCCGCCAGGAATCGGTATTGTGCATCAGGTCAATCTGGAATATCTCGCGCGCGGCGTTCATCAAAAAGACGGATTAATATATCCCGATACCTTGGTCGGTACCGACTCGCATACCACGATGATCAACGGTATCGGCGTGGTGGGTTGGGGTGTCGGCGGCATTGAGGCAGAAGCCGGCATGCTGGGACAGCCGGTTTATTTCCTTACGCCTGATGTAGTGGGTGTAAATCTCACGGGGCAGTTGCGCGAAGGCGTCACTGCAACCGATCTGGTTCTGACAATCACAGAAATGCTGCGCAGATCCAATGTAGTCGGTAAATTCGTTGAGTTTTACGGCGAAGGGACGGCCTCATTGACGTTACCCGATCGCGCCACCATCGCTAATATGGCACCGGAATATGGCGCCACGATGGGATTCTTCCCGATTGATGATGTCACCGTCGAATACTTCAAAGGCACAGGACGCAGCGATGGAGAAATCAAAGCATTTCAAACCTATTTCCAGGCGCAGCAGATGTATGGCATTCCCCGCCAAGGCGACATCGACTATAGCAGCGAACTGACTCTTGATCTAAGCTCGGTTGCACCATCTATGGCAGGCCCCAAACGACCACAGGATCGTATTGAGTTGAGCGCGATTAAATCCAAATTTACCGAGCTCTTCAACAAACCCGTTAATGAAAGCGGTTATGGCAAACAAGACGAGGATCTCGATCAACGATACTTGACACGTACTAACCGAGCTCAGGATCCCGAGGTATGCACCCATATCGATTCCGGTGACGCGGATGAGAGCCGACTGTCATCACCAGTTCCCCATAAAATAACAAAAGAGAACAGCCCTTCAACAGCAAACCGTGCGGTACCTGTCGAACGGCGAATGGCATCGCGCAACGTCGCCGAAATGACCAGTAATCGACCCACACCCGATCCGCTCGAATTATCCACGCACAAATTGAATGGCTTCTCGATCGAATTAGGTCACGGAGATGTCCTGATTGCCGCCATCACATCCTGCACCAACACCTCTAACCCCAGCGTGTTGCTCGCCGCAGGGTTACTGGCCAAAAAGGCTGTCGAGAAAGGATTGTCGGTCAGGCATCATATCAAAACCTCACTGGCCCCGGGTTCACGCGTAGTTACCGATTACTTGACCGTTACCGGATTGTTACCTTATCTGGAACAACTGGGCTTTAGTCTGGTCGGTTACGGCTGCACTACCTGTATCGGCAATGCCGGACCTTTAGCCGAGCCGATTGAAGAAGCCATCGTCAAGAATGATTTGATTTGTGCAGCGGTGCTGTCAGGAAACCGCAATTTTGAAGCACGCATTCATTCGAATATCCGTGCCAATTTTCTAGCATCTCCACCACTAGTGGTTGCTTATGCCATTGCAGGCTCGATGCTGAAAGACTTGACCGCCGAACCCATCGGCATCGGTAAAAACAATCAACCGGTATGGCTAAAAGACATCTGGCCCAGCAGTGCGGAAATTCATGCGCTGATGAAATTTGCTACGAATGCGGATACTTTCCGCCAACTCTACAGCAACCTCACCAAAGATCACGAATTGTGGAATAACGTCACTACCGTCACCGGACAAACCTACAGTTGGCCTCAATCCACTTACATCGCTGAACCACCTTTTTTTGAGAATTTTTCGCTGCAATCAGCAACCTCCAGCAACAGCAACGACATCAAACACGCCTTTGCATTGGGCATCTTCGGTGATTCCGTAACCACCGATCATATTAGTCCGGCTGGCTCAATCAAGGATATTTCCCCGGCTGGCCAGTATCTGCTGGAACACGATGTCACTAAAGCAGACTTTAACAGCTACGGCGCCCGCCGCGGCAACCATGAAGTGATGATGCGAGGCACCTTTGCAAATGTACGTATCAAGAACCTGATGATCCCCGGCAGTGAAGGCGGCGTCACACTCTATCAGGGTACAATCGGCGCTGCACCCGAGCAAATGTGCATTTATGATGCCGCAATGAAATATCGTTCGCAAGGCATCCCCACCGTTGTTTTCGGCGGCAAGGAATATGGCACTGGCTCAAGCCGCGATTGGGCCGCCAAAGGCACGCAACTTCTGGGAATCAAAGCAGTGATTGCAGCCAGTTTTGAACGCATTCACCGCAGCAACCTGATCGGCATGGGCGTTCTGCCCCTGCAATTCAAAGACAATGACAACATCGAAGCCCTTGGAATTAAGGGTGATGAACGATTTGATATTTTAGGATTGGACAATCTTCAACCGCAGAAAGATGTCACCCTGGTAATACACAAAAAAGACGGCAGCAGTCAATCAGTGCAGCTGTTGTGCCGCATTGATACTGCTATTGAGGTGGATTATTATAAGCATGGCGGTATTCTGCCTTATGTACTGAGAGATTTGATGAGCTAA